A segment of the Candidatus Izimaplasma bacterium HR1 genome:
AGAATTAATGAAGAATCTTAATTTATCAAACTCAACTATAAAGACACTGGTGGATAAAGGTGTAATTGAAGAATTAAGTGAGGAAACATATCGAGAAGTAGAAAGTATCTATGCGATTAATGACAAACAAGTAACATTGAACGATGAACAAGAAATTTGCCTTAACGACTTAAAGAATAGTCTAAATAAAAATGAGGTTTTTCTACTTCATGGTATAACCGGAAGTGGAAAAACAGAAATCTATTTAAACATTATTGAAGAAGTAGTAAAACAATGTAAAGAGGCAATCATGCTTGTACCAGAAATTTCCCTAACTCCTATGATGGTTTCTAGGTTTAAAGGACGATTCAACGACAATGTAGCTTTACTACATAGTCGTCTAAGTGTCGGAGAGAAATACGATGAGTGGCGTAAAATTAGAAGAAAAGAAGTCCAAGTAGTAGTTGGGGCTAGAAGTGCTATATTCGCACCTTTTGAGAATCTAGGAGTTATCATTATTGATGAAGAACATACAGACTCTTATAAACAAGAAACAACTCCTAATTACCACGCAAAAGATGTGGCATTATTACGAAGTAAATACTATAACATACCTATTGTTTTGGGTAGTGCTACACCTAGTATTGATTCCTATTATAAAGCACTAAATAATGAATATAAACTCTTAGAAATTAAAAAGAGAGCTAATAGAACTACATTGCCTGAAGTCTTTATCGAAGATATGAGATTTGAATTTCAAGGTGGAAATAGATCAATCTTCTCAAGAAGACTACAAACACTAATTGAAGACAGACTAGAAAAGAAAGAGCAAATTATTCTATTGCTTAATAGAAGAGGCCATTCTACATTCGTAATGTGTCGTACATGCGGTGAAGTTATTATGTGTCCTAACTGTGATATTTCACTTACTTATCACGACAAAACTAAGAAACTAAAATGCCACTATTGTGGCCACGAAGAACCAAATCCAACAATGTGTCCTTTATGCCACAGTACCCATATAAGATTCATGGGAATAGGAACTGAAAAAGTAGAAGAGTTTACTAAGAAAGCATTCCCTAATGCAAGGATTACTCGAATGGACAGTGATACCACTACAACTAAGAATGCTCATGAAAAATTACTCTACAATTTTGAGCATAATGGTGATATACTAATAGGTACGCAAATGATTGCTAAAGGGCTAGATTTCCCCAAAGTAACATTAGTCGGAGTTTTAGCAGCTGATATGAGTTTGAACCTACCAGATTATAAGGCAATCGAGAAAACCTTCCAGTTATTAACTCAAGTTTCAGGTAGAGCTGGCAGACACGATATCTTTGGGAAAGTAGTAATTCAAACATATAATCCAGATCATTATGCGATTATGTATGCTAAAGATCACGATTATTTAAATTTCTACAAAACTGAAATGAAGATTAGAGAAATAGGTGGTTATACACCATTCTTTAATATCACCCAAATAGTTCTAACTGATCAAGATGTCAGAAAAGTCCTTAAAGAAGGGACTAAAATTGTAATGAAACTAAGAAAACAATTAGAGGATAATACTCAAGTCTTAGGACCAGTATTACCTAAAATAGCTCGAATTAATAATTACTACCGAGCTCAGATAATTATTAAATATAAAGAATCAAAAGTTATTGATGAGGTTTTAAAGAATATCTATCAAGAATACAGTGAATTATTAACTATTACAATTGATAAAAACCCATCACTTCTATAAGGAGTTGATACCATGAAAATAGTATTTATGGGAACACCAGATTTTAGTGTGAGAGTCTTAAAAGATTTGCACGAGAAATACCCAGTTAGTCTTGTTGTTACACAACCAGACAAGCAAGTAGGGAGAAAGAAAATTGTTACTTTTTCTC
Coding sequences within it:
- the priA gene encoding Primosomal protein N'; the encoded protein is MIAEILVDVKAKAVDRTFDYKVPLNLENVIEIGQRVKVPFGPRFIMGYVLHLKEKSDFERLRNISSIMDLIPTLTEELIEIGKELRVTNTSPLVSIYQAMLPTALKSKYKKVLTCKDTSLLPLDLALKFNRYNEAQLTKELDPYLKQIKQYINESIINLDYRVKQVNKEQYIKKIKLLDSSIPLRGEKQKQVVQLLEGTEVIPKLELMKNLNLSNSTIKTLVDKGVIEELSEETYREVESIYAINDKQVTLNDEQEICLNDLKNSLNKNEVFLLHGITGSGKTEIYLNIIEEVVKQCKEAIMLVPEISLTPMMVSRFKGRFNDNVALLHSRLSVGEKYDEWRKIRRKEVQVVVGARSAIFAPFENLGVIIIDEEHTDSYKQETTPNYHAKDVALLRSKYYNIPIVLGSATPSIDSYYKALNNEYKLLEIKKRANRTTLPEVFIEDMRFEFQGGNRSIFSRRLQTLIEDRLEKKEQIILLLNRRGHSTFVMCRTCGEVIMCPNCDISLTYHDKTKKLKCHYCGHEEPNPTMCPLCHSTHIRFMGIGTEKVEEFTKKAFPNARITRMDSDTTTTKNAHEKLLYNFEHNGDILIGTQMIAKGLDFPKVTLVGVLAADMSLNLPDYKAIEKTFQLLTQVSGRAGRHDIFGKVVIQTYNPDHYAIMYAKDHDYLNFYKTEMKIREIGGYTPFFNITQIVLTDQDVRKVLKEGTKIVMKLRKQLEDNTQVLGPVLPKIARINNYYRAQIIIKYKESKVIDEVLKNIYQEYSELLTITIDKNPSLL